TCAACTCACCATGGTGTAACACTGAgctgcatcatcatcatcgttgtGCAGAAGACAGCCACCACTGCTGACTCTTCAAATAGTATGGCCAGGTAGCGGCCCGTGGGATCCCAGCACATGTCCAGGATGGGTCCTCCGACCACCTCCCCAGATGCCAACTGAACTTTGCTCACGTCTAGCACTGGCTGTGCTTTTGTGGTTTTTGTGCCTGGAATTATGTAAAGGAATTagtaatttttgattttttgataCACTTATACAActgattgtataaaaagtattacatatattttacttataagttagggtgtaaaaatatatttaaaaaatagagaTTTAGAAAGAGGGAGAAAATGGAATTGACtaatttaatacatattatgcagATTTTAATGAAGGTGAtgtcaataatttataaaatggtCTTAAAGTAGTAGTACTAGTAATTTACTAGATGCTTCTCCAAACCTCATTGCACAGAAATTCgttaaggcgctttgcagacgacggggcggggtgGGCCGGTCAACTTCTCTACGTACGCCCGTCGATCTTTGCGGCTCCGCGTcacgtacacaaagcacacgccgtctgcgttactgcatgtaaactggtttgtgtagCAGCAGCCGCAgacatgcgccgccagtgcTCGCCGGGCACCAGCgacgcggtctttttgcccaccgtgtgcgttggtaatataggattccctttgtactatcgttcgcggcgaaccggctgaccggcccgccccgccccttcgtctgcaaagcgccttatcGCGCGACGCGCGGGGACTGAACATTAATTTTCtagtgtatcataatattacaatttccCAAGGCTCTAGCCTCTAAGTAACTTCATACCTACTAATTTATGAATTTACTAAACATAAgctgaataaatttttgcacaaattggttcagtggtttgaaaGCAGTGCCAAAAATAAACAgagaaaaatacataattttgcaTTCATAATACTGACCGTTCAACAATCCAGAATTACATAACGCGAACACAACGGGCTCCGGGCTGGCGGCAAACAACACCGTATTGTGGGGGCCCCAGCACGCCGCCACCACGCGGCTACCGCGCGCGCACCACCGCTCCGCGCTCCATGACTGCGTCTCCCATACTCTGGAAACAATAAAATACCTATGTTTCATAAAAATTTCGTATGCCAAtagcagtggcgtaactataacatccggggcccgtggcaaattgatggagccctatcagtaaaaatcgtcacgttaataataaaataatgtaagtataaaaaattcctgacctcATGGCTTCTTGCACCGGGGCTATTTTGGGTCGGAGGCCCGTGGCAAtttgccagccctgccaccctatagttacgccactgaccAGTATTAGAACTACATAATATTCAGAAAAAATGTGGTCAAAAACATCTTCAATGCATATATTTTGTGTAACATATTTgccaaaatattacaatttcaATGTAAGAAAGAACAAGGAAATAACAAAGGTAGCTCATGTGATGAGTCATGACATTTAACAAAACTAACTTTAGcaataataggcatgatgactatttttttttcttatcggtaattgaaagacacttcaaaaatagaaacattgttgaaagaatgactctgatagcttaaaaattcaccaagatatgacaattcaaatatctcataaaaaagacctgcctgAAAcactccatacaaagtgctacgaaagtatgacgtcggtctttcgtagtttgtacgcatcgggagacaactttgttcgacaggtatattaaatattgcgtttatgaaagtggttacataacaaaagttgcttttaattgcataagttatcgaattgcatacaaatattaagaaattaaattgaaaaaaaattcgacttgaatatccaactttgaaggcgcataacaaaaaaaatacaaatgctatcaagctgaaattttgggaacacttattttttaccgtgatttctttattttattaacaaaattcgctaatctttgaccttgtcatcatccctattgtcgCTTCAACAAAAaataccagaagcctaactgggcactgcaagctcaataagcaccttaacagaataggtgttagtagataacgacttgcagattctgcaaGGAGGAGGACAAGACACCTATACGccttctccttgactgtcctgctctactacagagcagaaacaggcaccttggttgctactcatccacagaggaaattcgtggcaccaaccccaaccacatcattcaatttatgagcagcatggGGTTGCGGAcagtactctaatgcgaaggagtcagtacttgacctgccttcaaCACAAACAATTTTTGCTGATATTCTCACAAAGCCTTAACTTGTTTCACTTGATAACAATGTTTCACATCTTTTATTAGTAAATAGGACAGAAtgtgatattttattgtaattagttTAAGTATAAATGAATGTTCCTATAAACTGTTGATGtgccaataaataaataaataaagcctAATCTTATGATAAACTTAGGCAATACCTAAATATAATTGACGATGAGGCTGCAAATATTTTGCTGGCATCAGGAGACCATTTGGAGAAGACAACTCCTCCCCCTGCGACTCTGCGGAGTGGAATGGGGATTTCCATGGACACGTCCCATACCAGCATGGAGGTGTCTGCACCAGAGCAGCTGACCAGCAAGTCACCGTTTGGTGACCAACTCACATCAGTCACTGGACTGTGACCcgatctgaaaaaaatattcagcgGTTAATGCTTTAACTCCCAAGTGGTTGTTTTTGACCGcaaaaacaatagatttccaggaaTCCACAATCGAGGGATTAAATGAGgatttttataaacttttggattgtttatgtagataattatattttagaacAGCAATGTTATGTtatcaaattacataaaatacaactttaaaaagttaaaaaaaatatatttttcaaattttattgattattttaaataataaacaaagaaTATTATAGCATTATTTAGTTCAAGCATTTCTAGTTTACCTTCTCAATAGTACAGCATTACTTGAAGAGGGTTTTGTGAACATAGAATTAGGGTCAATAGTCCACAATATAACGCCCTGCTCACACCCCACCGCCAACTCAGAAGCAGAATATGGTCTCCAACTTAGTGAAGACACATGAGCCTGTGACTTACACTTCAGTGTTGATACGAAGGCAACTTCGGAACAGTAAACTCTTACACTGTCATCTGATAATGCTACAGCTATTTTAGTGGTATGCGGATGCCAGGCTAAGCATTTCACTGGGGCTGTACTCCAGTTTCTTGTATTTGAGTAATTTGACACTATTTTAGGCCCAATATCCTTTAAATGTGGTTGCATGAAGTAGCGTAGTGTTGTGAATATGTTTGCAATTTTCAATGCATATGATGCCGTCACTGATAGTACTTTGTTGTCTTTATTGACTGTGGGATCGGCGGCTACGTTCAGCGCTTCAATGAATCCTTGTTTGTACCATACACTTGTGATTTTCTTTAACAAGTTGTCTTGCACGTCGACATACATGGAGACATTTTCGTCGGATAACCTGTGATGATGATGTGTGTCTTTTGTCACGTTAATCTTAGGATGATTTTTAATCTGAAAGAATAAACTAGTGTTGTAGAatatatgtaaattacattatcattttcTTCAAAGTACTTATAACCTTACCGAGTTCGTAAACGTTCCAATGTCGCCATAACGGGAATTACCACAGCAGTACACctcatttattttacaaaatgcgGTCTCATTTGGGGGCGGTAAATCAgggaaattattaaaaatactcatttttttgttgtaaaactaGGATCTTTTCGTTTACCGGCAAACACTTTTGAAAATTATCTGTTGAGTGTTGACAACTTGACAGTTGGCAGTTGGCACTAGACATTGACATTTTACAGCTGACTTTTGGCATTTGACTTTTTTTTCCAACTTTGGACTTAACAATGAGCAGACCTACTGCAGGCTCACTGACCTCTATCAGAGGTCAGTGTACAGGCTACATTGCACGACAGTTTTGTACATAATACATCAAAGGTATttggcagtcgacggcagtcgctagattttttttaaaatataatatttggtaatttaagggttccgtagacCGTACCTACCCAAAGAATAAAAaccggaccctattactgagacttcgatgtctgtccgtctatctgtccgtctgtctttctgtctccactctccaggctgtaacagctcaagaacggtaatagctagagagttgaaattttcacagattatgtaagtatataaattatatacctaatattatgttgccgtaacgcctccgtggtctagtggttagagcgtcgctctcgactccggaggtcgtgggttcgaatcccgcattggaaacatgtcatttccaagtttggttaggacaatgcaggctgatcacctgattgtctgacaagtaagatgatccatgcgtcggatgggcatgtaaaaagtcggtcctgcgcctgatctctcgccagtcgtgtcggtcttccgtcccactgggttatgagagtaaaggaatagagagtgctcttgtgtactgcgcacacacttgggcactataaaatcactcctgcgtacctggtctggtttcaatgaaaccggccaccgtcaccgaaaccggtgtggggagtattattattattattattatgttgccgaatgccgatataacaacaaatactaaaaacataataaaattaaatattaatatttaaaaaaatcacgtttgttttataacaaacgtgatttttttggccttttctgtTCGtgatccataatggcaacatgtagacacttgaaattatcacaaaatccttagataaacagtgtgtaacaaaaataagtggtaatactttagggtgtgtacgtgttccttgtagagagttcactttgaaagtagcagctctgaaggACGAAAAtttcttttcacttttgtatgggcaccCGTGCGGGGCCGTGCGTCACGATTTTCCCCGTAACTTACGCCTCTCGCCGCGTTCTTtgtagggcgaaaatgtatgaagaaagagagcgtttcttatttttcttataaatggaaatgttatttatatttatatggaaaatttagctattcgtacaggggactaattaagtaacaattttttagtacatttattttccttagttcagtgtatttagctataatggtacttaatcaacccccattttttttaatcttttgcgattattgtgatggttaaaggagtgagcacactgagacgggccgtgccggggctcagcgtgccggggctcatcgcaaaaatccgcctccatacaatttgtatggaagcggaaatccgctgcgccccgacactgtgtgcgatacgcgcatccgcttccgtacaaattgtatggaggcggatttttgcgatgatgCCCCGGCATTAGCTTCAtggccccggcacgctgagccccggcgcggtccgtctcagtgtgctcactccttaaaacgtatttatgtgaaattttttttgacgtggagatgaatataggTATTacttatctttcatttgaaaccaaaatattctCGTAGTGTGACTCCTGGTACTTACCAGGAGTCACACTACGAGAATATTTTggtttttttcacaaatatcagcgattttcaggtacttacctgaaaatcgctgatatttgtgataaaatgtgatagcgtccttaaaggAAAccacatcaaaatccgttgcgtagttttaaagaaagaaagggaacaaagggacatgagagaaaaaaagcgactagttggttttataataaatatgtagtgatgattaacctaccaatatacttACAATAAGTCAGctggttccgttttagggtaccgcggtagtcaactaagttttgttgattactcATTACAGCAGcctaaaacgggaccctaaccagatgattttttgtatattggttggttaatagttttataatttaagagtaacattgtcctacaaatagaacaatccatattttatcgttgattttaggaccatcaaaccaaagtatgaaatcctttctactTACTTAGATAattaccactttcaagatttttcgcagataaaaatgttgtttgtcttatcaaaataaagctacttactcacaaaaaattagcttgatagtaataaaaatgactaagtataatattattaatatttttcttttcatcaaaagtttttttttactaaaatgcaTACTATAGCCAATGATGCTTCTAATCCGTAGATCGGAAAATTTACAGATATAATGTGCAAATATCTATTTTACAAATCACAGTTAGCAATGTTATCAAACATTTTCAGACTGCAATTTTAATTACGTAGCTTGTAGCATGAAATACCgcaaaaatcataatataacgACTTAATTTAGCTTGAAATTGAACTGGTACATCATGGAAAAGAGTCATAAAATTATAAGACGTGTATTACGGCtgtaatttaaaagtaaaatggGACTTAGGCGTATAACAAGGTAAAATGCGTTGCAGGATTGATGTTGTTTTCGGTGagatttatgatattattacgcAAAGTCATATTACatacttaagtattattatgCCTTCAGggttattaagtattattgcAATTTATGATTAAGTTTATAGTTAGTAAATCGTGctgaaaggggtatgaagatttttgtatggagcctggccgacctactgtccgttaaatgttttttcgcgttcacgaatatttttttcaaaaatggatagtgGATATGTGACACcttacgtggttttgtctaagattattttttgtttgtattgatgttagctacccatttttgaaaaaatattcgtgaacgcggaaaaacaTATTTAGCGAAAGTatgtcggccaaaatcttcataccccaaaatatggagacactttgggccctgggaaaggacatagcatacttttcgtttcggaaaaatgtatggcttccacgcgataaattaattttggcgcaacgggtcTTATCAGGGCCtatagacaagtggcaaagcgctaatgctaacgctaacgctagcgctacaaaatgtatgcgatttgacataagtcatcgcttcgctagcgaatactaatgtcaaatccatacattttgtaacgctagcgttaacgttagcgtaagcgttttgccacttgtctaggtaCGGGGGCTGCTTCAttgtatttaaaacaatttgaatttggaatatttgaattttagcCACTACAGCGTCAATCATAGTACTGTCCATTACAAACGGCGGGTGCGTTTCTGATGGTGATGGCTCCCTCGAGGGGATTCCCGGGGGAAATTTAGGAATGGACGATAAATTGCAGGTACGCCTTTCTTGTATCATGTAAATGAGAGAGCGAGAGAGATGACAGGTCCGTCCTTTTCGCTCTGTAAAGAAATTACgaaaatcatcataatatttttattacgtacttattattaatctagataatattaagtatataattaaacTAAATGTGTGCAAGTAAATTAGTTTAATCGTAAAAAAAACTTTCCGGTTTTAATTTCCACCAATCCcaattataattaggtataatCCTGATAAATAACATCAATTTTCCTTCATAAAACGAGGAACGAAAGAAAtaacattatataattttattatttcatttaaccTAGGCTAAGTTTAACTCATTGACATAAGAAATAGGATAGGTCTTTGCTTACCGGCTAGTAAAGCCTTGGTATTTTTATCTAGTAAAAAGCAGgaattgataaaataatattattttcgtattttcagtCGACCCCAAGGACAGGAATAGGTAGAAGAATAATGCGACCGCTTGTAGAGTATGGCCCAGGGTTTTCCAAGATGGACGGAAAGCCTTTCGATAAGAAACAAGCAGTTGACAACCTTAAGAAACTTTTCTTATTAAAGtggaaattatatggaaaacCAACAACGATAGCCCCAAACGAAAAAACTACAACAACAGAACCGTCCACGACGACAAGAACACTGACAACAACAAGCAAACCgtcaacaacaacaaaaaaaccGACTACGACGACAAGAAAGCAGTCG
This genomic window from Aricia agestis chromosome 17, ilAriAges1.1, whole genome shotgun sequence contains:
- the LOC121735315 gene encoding aladin-like, with the translated sequence MSIFNNFPDLPPPNETAFCKINEVYCCGNSRYGDIGTFTNSIKNHPKINVTKDTHHHHRLSDENVSMYVDVQDNLLKKITSVWYKQGFIEALNVAADPTVNKDNKVLSVTASYALKIANIFTTLRYFMQPHLKDIGPKIVSNYSNTRNWSTAPVKCLAWHPHTTKIAVALSDDSVRVYCSEVAFVSTLKCKSQAHVSSLSWRPYSASELAVGCEQGVILWTIDPNSMFTKPSSSNAVLLRRSGHSPVTDVSWSPNGDLLVSCSGADTSMLVWDVSMEIPIPLRRVAGGGVVFSKWSPDASKIFAASSSIIFRVWETQSWSAERWCARGSRVVAACWGPHNTVLFAASPEPVVFALCNSGLLNGTKTTKAQPVLDVSKVQLASGEVVGGPILDMCWDPTGRYLAILFEESAVVAVFCTTMMMMQLSVTPCCFVNGMANELPITMAFQQNFMDGACLTVAWSSGRIQHFPIIYTDAY